A genomic region of Miscanthus floridulus cultivar M001 chromosome 3, ASM1932011v1, whole genome shotgun sequence contains the following coding sequences:
- the LOC136547287 gene encoding origin of replication complex subunit 6-like translates to MDMSAIAARLGLSGSRPVIRKAGELRRLCDVNFDSSVLGIGEVCKAIICLEIATSKFQVIFDRAEAVRMSGMSEKAYIRSFNALQNGLGVKTTLDMRELGIQFGCVRLIPFVQKGLSLYKERFLAALPPSRRASTDFGRPVFTAAAFYLCAKRHKLKVDKLKLIDLCGTSSTEFTTVSTSMTDLCFDVFGIAKEKKDPKSIKGNRELLDVLPSKRKHEDDSDSSASNESSDDDLDELDLPTHKRRKKMEKEAYNDWKSSVLSSNKKTKTDPAKPKRQAELNFKKPAEVPSAAN, encoded by the exons ATGGACATGTCGGCGATCGCCGCGCGCCTCGGCCTCTCGGGGTCCCGCCCCGTCATCCGCAAGGCCGGCGAGCTCCGCCGCCTCTGCGACGTCAACTTCGACTCATCTGTCCTCGGCATC GGCGAGGTCTGCAAGGCCATCATCTGCCTGGAGATCGCTACGTCCAA GTTCCAGGTGATTTTTGACCGCGCGGAGGCTGTGCGTATGAGCGGGATGTCTGAGAAGGCGTACATCAGATCATTCAATGCGCTCCAAAATGGTCTTGGTGTCAA GACGACTTTGGATATGCGTGAATTGGGCATCCAGTTTGGTTGTGTCAggttgatacctttcgttcagaAGGGATTGTCTCT CTATAAGGAGCGCTTCCTTGCTGCATTGCCACCTTCACGCCGGGCAAGCACTGACTTTGGTCGCCCAGTGTTTACTGCAGCAGCATTCTACTTATGTGCGAAGAGGCACAAG CTCAAAGTTGACAAACTAAAGCTGATAGATCTATGTGGCACATCCAGCACTGAGTTTACAACG GTTTCAACATCAATGACAGATCTCTGCTTTGATGTTTTCGGGATAgccaaggagaagaaggatcCAAAGTCCATCAAAGGGAACAGAG AACTGCTGGATGTTTTGCCAAGCAAAAGGAAACATGAAGATGACAGTGATTCATCTGCATCCAATGAATCCTCAGACGATGATCTAGATGAGCTAGAT TTACCAACTCACAAGAGGCGCAAGAAGATGGAGAAAGAAGCATACAATGATTGGAAGTCGTCTGTTCTTTCGTCGAACAAGAAAACCAAAACAG ACCCTGCCAAGCCTAAGAGGCAAGCTGAACTTAACTTCAAGAAGCCGGCAGAAGTACCTTCTGCAGCCAACTAG